CGATTTCTCCAGCGACTCTGGGTTCGGCGGGGGAGAACTAAGATTCGGGATGGCCGAACTGTGACCACTGGCGGATTGTGGAGTCTCTGCCGCTTGGCTGCAGATGTTGGTTATTACAAAATTAAAACTGGTGACTGGCTCTGGCACTCTCAATAGTGGTGGCTCTAGCTCCTCTGGCGTTTCCAGTTGCGGTGCTACCTCCCCAAGTACTTCTGGACTTTCCAGTGACTGATGCTGTGTCTCCCCAACAACTTCTGGAGTGTTCAGGGGTGGCTCTGTATCCCCAACTTCTTTGGGAGCTTCCTGCGGCGGATCTACCTCTCCAGTTAATTCTGAATCTTCCAGCAGGGCAGCTAAATCTTGCAGAGTTTCCAACTCCGGCAGTGTTTCCACTGGAGCATCTGCTGCGAGAGTTTCCTGTGGCTGCACTCTCTCCCCAACTGTTTCAAGACTTTCCTTGGGCAGTTCTACCCCTCCCACTACCTCGGGCGTGGCCACAGGCGTCTGCACCTCCATATTCTCGGGCGGTGCCTCCTGCACCTGCATGGACTCTTCCGTTTTCTCTTCGCTCTGCTGGGTGGCTGCTTCTCCTTGATTTTCCGGCTCTAGTAAAGGCAATTCAATCTCGCGATATATACGCTCGGCCTCATCCTCCTCCATAGCTTCCTCGGCTTCATCGGCCGAAGAAGCACTGTCCTCGCCATCAGAGTCCTCGCTATCGCTGCCCCTCTCCAAGCCGTTGTGGCTCAGGTGCATGGCCTCCGGCTCAGAGCCATTTGCAGTCGGATCGGAAATGTCTAGGTCCTTCTCCTGCTTCACCGCCATGTTGTTAAAGTCTAGGCTGTTTATATAGGCATTCTCCTCGTCGATCTTCTCATTATGATTGATCTCCGCCGTCGGCTCGCCCTCGGGCTCATCGTCCGCGTAGCCGCGATTACGAGGTTCTGGTTTAATGCAAATATTGGGAGGCATGTTGAACGATACGGCCTCTACACTTTCCACGGCCACAATCTGCAGCGACGGTGTCGTCTCTCGCGGCGACTCTTCTGCTGGAGGCTTGCGTTTGGCGCCACCAGTACTCTTACGGGCAGTAGGCTTGGCAGATTTTTCGTTGGGCGGTGACTTGAATCCCTTATCGGAGAGCAGTGGCTCATCGGGGGTAGCTTCAACGGCCTTGTCCAGAGGCATGGCTTCTTCGGCAATGTCCACACCGCTGGCGACATGCGTGATTTGCATGAGGCGATCCAGTTCCATGCGATTGGGCTTAACATCTTCCTCGGGCTCCGGGCACTCCTGTGGCATTGGCTCGTCCTGTGCCGCTATGTCGTTGTCGTTGAAGCTGCTCTCCAGATGGGACATCGGTATGCTCGTCATCACAGTGGCCTGTGGCTGGAAATCTGTCGCCTGATTTCCATCGGGCACATCATCGGCGTCTAGACGCTCTTGTTTGATGCTCACTATCGGGTGTTCCTGAGCTTTTGGTTGACTGTTGGCTTCTTTTTCCCGCTCCTTGTGCTTGcgcttcttttttttcttgctgctCCTGCTCAGCCCCGCCTCGTCGAGGTCATCGATCAGCGAGGAGTTCAGCTTGCCATGATTCTTGGTGATTTttagcttcagcttcagcggCTCCTGTTTGACTGGCGACTGCTTTTCGTAGGCCTCATCGCGAGGCTCCTGCTTAACGGACACACTGGGCACATTGTCGTCTATGCTGGCAGCCATTGCAGCAGGTTCCGGGGCCACTGCCGCCGCTTCGGACTCCTCCTCATCGCTGTCATCGTTGGCTGCATGGAAATCGCTGAAGCTTGGGGGTTCCTgttcttcctcctcctcctcctcctgcatTTCGGCCTGTGGTTCGTTTTCCGGCTGCACGGCGGCTGCCGGTATTGTATCATTTATATGCACCTCCGGCTCATGCTTGATGCTCACCAGCGTGCTCATTGTGTTCTTCAGCAACTCGTCGACGCGCTTCAAATAGTTTTTCGAGGAAACTCGCTCGCTATTTTTGCTCTTGCTGGCCCCCAGCGTATTTTGCGGCTTTGCTGAGGCTCGCAGCAGAGGAGAGGCCAGGCGCTCGATCACCACCACCGGCTGCATATGCTCGTTCAGCATAAAGTCCGGCGGTATAGCAGAGGCAGGGGAATCGCTGGTGATGTGGTAGTCTTCCTCCACCTCGTTCTTAATGCACATCTGTGATTCGGTGTTGGCTGCCTCGGGCAGAATGTGCTTCGAGTGATTAAGGTAGATCTTTGAGCAGAAGGGGGCATGCCGCATAAAGGCGACCTCTGTGTTGAGGGCTCGATTGCAGCCACCACACTTGCGTTTGCGTATGGCACACCGATGCGTATTGTAGAAGAAGTTCGTCACGAATGTTTTCTTGCACAGTGGACACTCGCGATCGAGGACAAGCAGCTGCACAGGAGTCGGTGGCGTATGCTGACGCAGGTGGCGGGAAAAGGCGTAGTTGTTGGGCACATTCACGTCGCACAGCGGGCACTTGTAGGGGGTCTTCGACAGCTTGTGCCAGAGCTGATGGGACCGAATGTTGCCCTGGTTGTGATGCGTCTGATTGCAGGCGTTGCAAATGTAGCGCGGGATCGAGGGTACATGCACCGCGCTCTTATGCTCGTCGGCCAGATCCTTGCTGGCGAACTTCTCGCCACAGACACTGCATATCGCCTTGCGGCCCTTTTTCCCTGGCAGCCGGATACGGCTTTCCGTGTCCATAGGCTCGTTCTTGCTGCGGGGGGAGAATCAATTGGTTAATAAGATAACTGATTGGATAATTGGGTACTTCATTTTACATTTCTGGCTCCGTTTTGGtttccagcagctgctgctgctgcgtctgcTGCAGTCGTTGCTTTTTTCGCCATGCCATGGGCTCCTTTTTTACCTCTGGAACTTCAGAGATCTTAGTTTTCAGAAAACTCTCGTCCGTCTTGCGTTTTCGTCCTCGCTTTACCGTCGTCTGCGGCTCAGCCTTAACTACGGGCTGGCTGCCCACGAGCTGATGCAAAAAGAATTATTCACCCATTCACAAAAACCACATTTATTCGGTAGTAGTGCGCTCACCTTTAGGGGTTCCATCTGCTGGAGGCCCAGCAGGTTGCGCGTCTGCTTATTCGTGGCATAGCACATTTCCCTAAACTCGTAAAAATCATTGATTTTATCCACGCAAAGGCTGCACATTGTCTGCGGCATTTTGTCGTCGACTGTCACCTGCAAAGGGCGTTGTTTAATCGAACTAACGACTGGGCGTGTCCCTACCTACCGTAAAGCCGACCAATTCGAGCACCTTTTGGGACAGACTAGGATCGTCCAGGTCTATAATATTTGCCTCATTGGGCAGCAGAATTGGCACCTTGCCTGGATTATCGATGCCGCAGAGACGACAGATCTTGTACAGATTCGCTTTCAGCGCTGCGTCGATCTTAAATGCAAACCTATCCATGTTGCTCGCGCTTCAAAAATATTCACAATTGGCTCAAAAACGACAGAACTACATTCTTAATTGCTTCTTTTTTTGCAGTAAAATTTGCGTTTTGTTTATTTCACAGAAGCAAGTGTGACCGTACTCTGGGTGACCTGGTGGGGTGGCGTAGCCCTGGGTAGTCTGCCATTTGTTAAACGGTTCTAGTTCAGTTCCAGCAGCAGGAAGGAGGCTATTGATTTTGTGTTAGAGTTGAGAAAACAATTCAAAGTGCCACATTTTCTAGAGAAAACCTAATATTTTGAATTAAAAAGGTGCTATATTTCACATTCTGCTGTAGTGAAAACCGCGATTGTATTTTTGTTTCGTCACGAACTGTCAGTGCATCCCTCGTCGGCCAATCGTAAAGCGACACCCAGTGGCCCCATCAAGCACTACCGTCGGCACACTTCTTGTTGGCCAacaattttttaatttttttttttgatccTTGCGTGTGGATTATAACCATGGAGCAATATCTAAGTCGGCGCGAGAGTGGCTTCCGTTCGTGGGGCGATGAGAACTTTGTGATGCGCCGCGTATATACAAGCATGAATATGTTTAACAGCTATCACGCCAACCTGCGTCCCGACGAGGCTGGACGCAACACTGGGGCGATTTTTAATCTGGAATTCAATGCCGATGGCAACGTGCTGGTGGCCGCCACCGAGCGGAAGTGCGTCTTGGTGTTCGATGCCATCACACAGAAGGAAATCGTGAAGGTACCCGATGCCCACACTGACAGCGTCAATTGTATCAAGTGAGTATACACACAGGCATGTGGTGTCTACATATGTGCATCAAGGGGCAGGCActaccacacacacacacacttccGTTCCTAGGTTCTTCGACGATCGCCTCTTTGCCACGGGCTCTGATGATTTTACCGTCGCTCTGTGGGACTTGCGCAACATGCGCGAAAAGCTTCGTGTCTTGCATGGCCATTCCAATTGGGTGAAGAACATCGAGTACTCGTCCAAGGACAAGCTGCTCGTCAGCTCCGGCTTCGATGGCAGCATCTTCACCTGGGATATTGCCTCGCACACTGAACAGGGCCTGATCTCGCAGCGTGTGTTCCATGCCAGCGGCCTTATGAGATGCCGCATCTCCCCGACGGGCGACAAGCTGGTGTTGTGCACCAGCGGTGGCTACATCATGATCATCCATCACTTGGACTTGACCAC
This region of Drosophila miranda strain MSH22 chromosome 2, D.miranda_PacBio2.1, whole genome shotgun sequence genomic DNA includes:
- the LOC108155157 gene encoding RE1-silencing transcription factor — encoded protein: MDRFAFKIDAALKANLYKICRLCGIDNPGKVPILLPNEANIIDLDDPSLSQKVLELVGFTVTVDDKMPQTMCSLCVDKINDFYEFREMCYATNKQTRNLLGLQQMEPLKLVGSQPVVKAEPQTTVKRGRKRKTDESFLKTKISEVPEVKKEPMAWRKKQRLQQTQQQQLLETKTEPEIKNEPMDTESRIRLPGKKGRKAICSVCGEKFASKDLADEHKSAVHVPSIPRYICNACNQTHHNQGNIRSHQLWHKLSKTPYKCPLCDVNVPNNYAFSRHLRQHTPPTPVQLLVLDRECPLCKKTFVTNFFYNTHRCAIRKRKCGGCNRALNTEVAFMRHAPFCSKIYLNHSKHILPEAANTESQMCIKNEVEEDYHITSDSPASAIPPDFMLNEHMQPVVVIERLASPLLRASAKPQNTLGASKSKNSERVSSKNYLKRVDELLKNTMSTLVSIKHEPEVHINDTIPAAAVQPENEPQAEMQEEEEEEEQEPPSFSDFHAANDDSDEEESEAAAVAPEPAAMAASIDDNVPSVSVKQEPRDEAYEKQSPVKQEPLKLKLKITKNHGKLNSSLIDDLDEAGLSRSSKKKKKRKHKEREKEANSQPKAQEHPIVSIKQERLDADDVPDGNQATDFQPQATVMTSIPMSHLESSFNDNDIAAQDEPMPQECPEPEEDVKPNRMELDRLMQITHVASGVDIAEEAMPLDKAVEATPDEPLLSDKGFKSPPNEKSAKPTARKSTGGAKRKPPAEESPRETTPSLQIVAVESVEAVSFNMPPNICIKPEPRNRGYADDEPEGEPTAEINHNEKIDEENAYINSLDFNNMAVKQEKDLDISDPTANGSEPEAMHLSHNGLERGSDSEDSDGEDSASSADEAEEAMEEDEAERIYREIELPLLEPENQGEAATQQSEEKTEESMQVQEAPPENMEVQTPVATPEVVGGVELPKESLETVGERVQPQETLAADAPVETLPELETLQDLAALLEDSELTGEVDPPQEAPKEVGDTEPPLNTPEVVGETQHQSLESPEVLGEVAPQLETPEELEPPLLRVPEPVTSFNFVITNICSQAAETPQSASGHSSAIPNLSSPPPNPESLEKSDTERESPDCQADTLPEISLNAPKDIETQALPLNLEESSFICDEEQQNVLNHELSEQQAPLGGNVEQSAEAEEKLLAPVEEELLPQLEEELPGPSSRPNEETENRINEQQQEMDLEGQRQPRCQVEDDSNINEIAENNNNANIERELQDDANVPQENVTP